In Candidatus Hydrogenedentota bacterium, a genomic segment contains:
- a CDS encoding metal-dependent transcriptional regulator: protein MTKPINDSTYWREFEKNDVTHSAAHYLMAIDALKDEFGYARVTDVSRMLEVSRGAASMSISQLKKRGWVTEDPNRFLLLTEEGREIARLVEHNFRILSKFFQEVLGVSPNVALSDACKMEHLMSLETGRRMVWLMRYILSDESRAAKIHDVMACFKPGCESVEQCPLCESGECLSGNISCEAYDKLLGRSSHD from the coding sequence ATGACAAAGCCCATTAATGACTCCACATACTGGCGTGAGTTCGAAAAGAACGACGTCACGCACTCCGCGGCGCACTACCTTATGGCCATTGACGCCTTGAAGGATGAATTCGGCTATGCCCGGGTTACAGATGTGTCCCGCATGCTCGAAGTGTCGCGCGGCGCAGCGTCAATGTCAATCTCCCAGCTCAAGAAGCGGGGATGGGTGACGGAAGACCCGAATCGTTTCCTCCTGCTTACCGAAGAAGGCCGGGAAATTGCCCGCCTCGTGGAGCACAACTTCCGCATCCTATCGAAATTCTTCCAGGAAGTGCTGGGCGTTTCGCCCAACGTGGCGCTTTCTGACGCCTGCAAAATGGAACACTTGATGAGCCTGGAAACAGGCCGCCGCATGGTGTGGCTCATGCGCTATATCCTGAGCGACGAGTCGCGCGCGGCAAAGATCCACGATGTCATGGCCTGCTTCAAACCGGGCTGCGAATCGGTGGAACAGTGCCCCCTGTGCGAGTCGGGTGAATGCCTTTCAGGGAACATCTCCTGCGAGGCGTACGACAAGCTGCTGGGTAGAAGTTCGCACGATTAA
- a CDS encoding type II toxin-antitoxin system RelE/ParE family toxin, with amino-acid sequence MTSFRIFETDEFTRCMKRLDSTTRNRLEATLKARVYPQLRKQPYFGGNIKRLRGYDPVTWRYRLGDYRLFYVVSEETKVVSIVSLENRKDAYR; translated from the coding sequence TTGACTAGCTTCAGGATTTTCGAGACCGATGAGTTCACGCGTTGCATGAAACGGCTTGATTCAACCACCAGGAATCGGCTTGAAGCAACGCTCAAGGCGCGCGTATATCCACAACTCAGGAAGCAGCCCTACTTCGGCGGCAATATCAAGAGGCTTCGCGGATACGATCCGGTCACTTGGAGATACCGCCTTGGCGACTACCGGTTATTCTACGTTGTTAGCGAGGAAACCAAAGTCGTCTCCATCGTGTCGCTCGAAAATCGAAAAGACGCCTACAGATAG
- a CDS encoding ribbon-helix-helix protein, CopG family: MPKTVTLRLDDETYRLFRQMAKDDNRPLSNFIETAAKRYIEDSEFVDEFEMGEIVSNPALNRSLKKGYRDAQMGRGRFVD; this comes from the coding sequence ATGCCGAAGACCGTTACGTTGCGACTCGATGACGAAACGTACCGACTGTTTCGACAAATGGCCAAGGACGACAATCGTCCTCTATCGAACTTCATAGAAACAGCCGCAAAGCGCTACATCGAGGATAGTGAGTTTGTGGACGAATTTGAGATGGGTGAAATCGTAAGCAACCCCGCTTTGAATCGGAGCCTGAAGAAAGGGTATCGCGACGCCCAAATGGGTAGGGGTCGTTTTGTTGACTAG
- a CDS encoding DUF4143 domain-containing protein, which yields MIERDLASHSKLGALREGFALETAARMIGKRGEELYFWSTHAGAEVDLFWQSSGKNWAIEVKYADAPSFTPSMQSALKDLQLEHLWVVHPGDRAYPLAQNVTTIPLTHIGYTWRYA from the coding sequence ATGATCGAGCGCGATTTGGCATCTCATAGCAAGCTCGGGGCATTGCGGGAAGGGTTCGCGCTGGAGACAGCCGCGCGCATGATCGGCAAGAGAGGCGAGGAGCTTTACTTCTGGTCGACCCACGCGGGCGCAGAGGTAGATCTCTTTTGGCAGAGTAGCGGCAAGAACTGGGCAATTGAGGTCAAGTACGCGGATGCGCCGAGTTTCACACCGTCCATGCAGAGCGCGCTGAAGGACCTGCAACTGGAACACCTCTGGGTCGTACATCCGGGAGACCGTGCATATCCTCTTGCGCAGAACGTCACTACGATTCCTTTGACGCACATTGGATACACCTGGCGCTACGCGTGA
- a CDS encoding glycoside hydrolase family 78 protein, which translates to MTSRCSLALLIVLSAACAVCGLAHAQDEALMTPTNLLCEYRVNPMGIDATPPRLSWTLQSDRRGAKQTAYQILVASTEEGLSKDQGDLWDSGKVASPSGTLQPFGGAALQSRQRCFWKVRVWDENDRVGAWSEPARWSMGLLNAADWQCSYIKFNEADGDPNCPWMRKTFTLDYQPSDARVYVNTLGYYELYINGAKIDENPMTPAPTQFSKRSYYLVHDVAKYLKPGKNCIGLWISRGWFAPGLFGVTHNGPIARAQLEIGGPDGQKQTIGTGADWKTRMSSITVLGKGSSGHYGGEKVEMVKYEPAWATPDYDDSAWLAVQVVNDVPEHTVCAQRVGPNRVRKSFAPRVIRPFGEKTWLIDFGTCLTGSFDIRFVAPKAGEEVAFDFYDSIANENDLHNFSQRDVYVSDGKTEGHFATHFNYHAYRYARVTGIETPPREEDVTAGLIYSEHEPLTTFACSNPLLTDIHDMIFYTFQCLSLGGNLVDCPHIERLGYGGDGHASTPSMLTMYNSGAMYTGWLEHWQDCQREDGDMPHTAPNTENAGGGPFWCAFIIGASRHVATLYNDHRILESNYPAMQRWLDGYVESRCKDDLLMGWENKPYRNWYLGDWAQPGRLEKEREKSTHLVNNCVRIMCYDYMASIATELGKADDAKRYKVKADALRPKVHAKFYDEANGTYADDTQIDLAYALLVDVVPENLRGQMLKRLEDDIVVKRQGHLDVGLVGIPILVACALKYDRSDLIFTVLNQDTFPGYGHMLKNGATTTWEHWDGDRSLIHNCYNGIGVWFYRGLAGILPDAEAGFVRPTLRPAIVGDLTWAQARQETVAGTFASHWRVEQGNLVWNIEVPPGVESATVMVPASKADAVQESGKPAAESEGVSAKGMQGAYAVFEVKSGKYEFTAPR; encoded by the coding sequence ATGACATCTAGATGTAGCCTCGCTCTGCTTATAGTGCTTTCCGCAGCATGCGCCGTCTGCGGTTTGGCGCATGCCCAGGATGAAGCCTTGATGACCCCGACGAATCTGCTCTGCGAATACCGCGTTAACCCGATGGGGATCGACGCGACGCCACCGCGCTTGAGCTGGACACTGCAGTCCGACCGGCGAGGGGCAAAGCAGACCGCCTACCAGATTCTGGTGGCGTCTACGGAAGAGGGGCTTTCAAAGGATCAGGGCGACCTGTGGGACAGCGGAAAGGTCGCGTCGCCGAGTGGGACGTTGCAGCCGTTTGGCGGGGCGGCGTTGCAGTCGCGGCAGCGCTGCTTTTGGAAGGTGCGCGTGTGGGACGAGAACGATCGCGTTGGAGCTTGGAGCGAGCCTGCGCGCTGGAGCATGGGGCTGTTGAACGCCGCCGACTGGCAATGCTCGTATATCAAGTTCAACGAAGCGGACGGGGATCCGAATTGTCCGTGGATGCGGAAGACGTTCACGCTGGACTACCAGCCCTCCGACGCGCGCGTGTATGTGAACACGCTCGGATACTACGAGTTGTACATCAACGGCGCCAAGATCGACGAAAATCCGATGACGCCCGCGCCAACGCAATTTTCGAAGCGGTCGTACTACCTCGTTCATGACGTCGCGAAGTACTTGAAGCCGGGAAAGAACTGCATCGGGCTCTGGATCTCGCGTGGATGGTTTGCGCCGGGTCTCTTTGGCGTCACACACAATGGGCCTATCGCGCGCGCACAGCTTGAAATCGGAGGACCGGACGGACAGAAACAGACGATTGGCACCGGGGCCGATTGGAAGACGCGGATGAGCAGCATTACCGTGCTTGGGAAGGGCAGTAGCGGGCATTACGGCGGCGAGAAGGTGGAGATGGTGAAATATGAGCCGGCATGGGCAACGCCGGATTACGACGACAGTGCGTGGCTCGCTGTGCAAGTTGTGAACGATGTACCCGAGCATACGGTGTGCGCGCAGCGCGTGGGGCCGAACCGCGTGAGGAAGTCGTTTGCGCCGCGCGTCATCCGCCCCTTCGGCGAGAAGACGTGGCTCATCGATTTCGGCACCTGCCTGACGGGATCGTTCGATATTCGATTTGTGGCGCCCAAAGCGGGCGAGGAGGTCGCGTTCGACTTCTACGACAGCATCGCGAATGAAAACGATCTGCACAACTTCAGCCAGCGCGACGTGTACGTGAGCGACGGAAAAACCGAAGGACATTTCGCCACGCACTTCAACTATCACGCTTATCGTTACGCGCGTGTGACGGGTATCGAGACTCCGCCGCGCGAGGAAGATGTTACGGCGGGGTTGATCTACTCCGAGCACGAGCCGCTGACTACGTTTGCGTGCTCCAATCCGCTGCTGACCGATATCCACGACATGATCTTCTACACGTTCCAGTGCTTGAGCCTTGGCGGGAATCTCGTTGACTGCCCGCACATCGAGAGGCTGGGATACGGCGGCGACGGTCACGCGAGCACGCCTTCCATGCTGACAATGTACAACTCTGGAGCGATGTATACCGGCTGGCTGGAACACTGGCAGGATTGTCAGCGCGAAGACGGCGATATGCCTCATACGGCGCCCAATACGGAGAACGCGGGCGGCGGTCCGTTCTGGTGCGCGTTCATCATCGGCGCGTCGCGGCACGTGGCGACGTTGTACAACGATCATCGCATCCTGGAATCGAACTATCCGGCAATGCAGCGCTGGCTGGACGGGTATGTAGAGAGCCGGTGCAAGGACGATCTTCTAATGGGCTGGGAGAACAAACCCTATCGCAATTGGTACTTGGGCGATTGGGCGCAGCCCGGACGCCTTGAGAAAGAACGCGAGAAGTCCACGCATCTCGTGAACAACTGCGTGCGAATCATGTGTTACGACTACATGGCGAGCATCGCCACGGAGTTGGGCAAAGCGGACGATGCCAAGCGCTACAAGGTCAAGGCCGACGCGTTGCGGCCCAAGGTTCACGCCAAGTTCTACGACGAAGCCAACGGCACCTATGCCGACGACACGCAGATCGATCTTGCGTATGCCCTGTTGGTCGACGTTGTTCCCGAGAATCTGCGCGGGCAGATGCTCAAGCGTCTTGAGGATGACATTGTCGTGAAACGGCAGGGGCACCTGGATGTCGGACTGGTCGGAATCCCGATTCTTGTCGCATGCGCGTTGAAATACGACCGGAGCGACCTGATTTTCACGGTGCTGAATCAGGACACCTTCCCGGGTTACGGCCACATGTTGAAGAACGGCGCAACGACAACGTGGGAGCATTGGGACGGAGACCGTTCGCTTATTCACAATTGCTACAACGGCATCGGCGTGTGGTTCTATCGCGGCCTGGCGGGCATTCTGCCCGACGCGGAGGCCGGCTTCGTGCGGCCCACCTTGCGACCGGCCATCGTTGGAGATCTGACCTGGGCACAGGCCCGCCAAGAGACGGTTGCGGGAACATTCGCCAGCCATTGGCGAGTCGAGCAGGGAAACCTGGTTTGGAACATCGAGGTTCCGCCCGGCGTCGAGTCTGCAACCGTGATGGTCCCCGCGAGCAAGGCGGACGCCGTGCAGGAATCGGGCAAACCGGCAGCGGAGAGCGAAGGGGTCAGCGCCAAGGGAATGCAAGGAGCGTACGCGGTTTTCGAAGTGAAGTCGGGAAAGTACGAGTTCACCGCGCCACGGTAG
- a CDS encoding alpha/beta hydrolase family protein, with translation MRSSPEFAEYQKKRREELWSLLGDLPEKRPPTARLLSTERGNGFTLEHLVLDLNGIQPVPALMLIPDRIQKPAPAVQYIHWHGGDYFVGKQELLKGTSAMQAYAPVYAEKGIVALAIDSWCFGERAPYPNEGSRGESDTFKEMLWKGQVLFGMMMFDEWQALNYLCTRPEVDTNRIGSFGISMGSTKSWWLAAIDERIKVCIDLCCLTDYEALIAAKGLSHHSIYYYVPSLLKHFQTHEINELIVPRPRLSLDGRQDTLTPPQGVERIRDYLLPLYREYGKEEDCRIELFDCGHKELPEMRTIILEWLDKYLVDARG, from the coding sequence ATGCGATCATCTCCTGAGTTTGCGGAGTACCAGAAGAAGCGCCGCGAGGAGTTATGGTCGCTGCTGGGTGATCTGCCGGAGAAGCGTCCGCCAACGGCGAGACTGCTCTCTACGGAGCGCGGCAATGGGTTCACGCTTGAGCATCTTGTACTGGACCTCAACGGCATTCAACCGGTCCCGGCACTCATGCTGATTCCGGATCGCATCCAGAAGCCCGCGCCAGCGGTGCAATACATCCATTGGCACGGCGGCGACTACTTCGTGGGTAAGCAAGAACTGTTGAAGGGCACGAGCGCGATGCAGGCGTATGCGCCGGTGTACGCCGAGAAGGGCATTGTGGCGCTGGCCATCGACAGTTGGTGCTTCGGCGAGCGTGCGCCGTACCCGAACGAGGGGAGCCGTGGCGAGAGCGACACCTTCAAGGAAATGCTGTGGAAGGGCCAGGTCCTTTTCGGGATGATGATGTTCGACGAATGGCAGGCGCTCAATTACCTGTGCACGCGGCCCGAAGTCGACACGAACCGAATCGGCAGTTTCGGGATTTCGATGGGGTCGACCAAATCGTGGTGGCTTGCCGCGATCGACGAACGCATTAAAGTCTGCATCGACCTTTGTTGCTTGACCGATTACGAAGCGTTGATCGCCGCAAAGGGGCTGTCGCACCACAGCATTTACTACTACGTGCCAAGCCTTTTGAAACACTTTCAGACCCACGAGATCAACGAACTCATCGTGCCGCGTCCGCGGCTAAGCCTGGACGGCAGGCAAGACACGCTTACGCCACCGCAGGGCGTCGAACGCATCCGCGATTACTTGCTGCCGCTTTATCGCGAGTACGGCAAGGAAGAAGACTGCCGTATCGAACTCTTCGATTGCGGACACAAGGAACTGCCGGAAATGCGCACGATTATTCTGGAATGGTTGGACAAGTACTTGGTAGATGCGCGCGGATAG